The Sphingosinicellaceae bacterium genome includes the window GCTCGAGATGCACCTGCCGCTCGCCACGACGCTGCCAAGGCTGGCGGCGTGACCCGGCTCGAGTTCCTGTTCGACTTCGGGTCGCCGACGACCTACCTCGCGCACAAGCGGCTGCCCGAGCTGGTCGAGCGCACCGGAGCGACGGTCGACTATGTGCCGGTACTGCTCGGTGGGCTGTTCAAGGCAACCGGCAACGCCTCGCCCGCCGCGGTGCCGGCCAAGGGGCGCTACATGAACGTCGACATGGACCGCTTTGCAGCGCGCCACGGCATCGACCTCAAGCCCAACCCGTTCTTCCCGATCAACACCATCACCCTGATGCGGATCGCGGCCGGGCTAAAGGGCGACCGCCGGTTCATGCCGTATGTCGAGGCGGTCTTCGACGCGATGTGGGCGGACGAGCGCAACATGGGGGACCCAGAGATCCTTGCCGCGGTGTTGTCCGCTGCCGGGCTGGATGCGCCCGCCCTGATGGAGATCGCCGCCGACCAGGGTGCGAAGGACCGCCTCAAGGCGGCGACCGAGGCGGCCGTCGCGCGCGGGGTGTTCGGCGCTCCGACCTTCTTCGTCGGAGAGGCAATGTACTTCGGGCAGGACCGGCTCGACTGGGTCGAGGACGCCCTGCTCAACCAATAAAGTCGATACGAAAACGGCCCGGCGGATTGCTCCGCCGGGCCGTTTTCGTTAGCGTCGGTAACCGCTTAGCGGCGATCGCCCATGAAGCGCAGGAGGAACAGGAACAGGTTGATGAAATCGAGGTAGAGGGTCAACGCGCCCATTACCACCGACTTGCCCATGAAGTCCGTGCCTTCGACCTGATAGTACATCTGCTTGATCTTCTGCGTGTCGTAGACGGTCAGCGCCGCGAACAGCAGCACGCCGACGATTGAGATGATCAGCGACATCGTGCTCGACTGCGTGAACATGTTGATCAGCATCGCGACGACGAGCCCGACCAAGCCCATCATCAGGAACTTGCCCATGCCCGACAGGTCGCGCTTCGTGGTGTAGCCGTAGAGGCTGAGCGCACCGAAGCTGGCAGCCGTCGCGAAGAAGGTGTTGGCCACCGACGCGCCGGTATAGACCAGCAGGATCGTCGACAGCGACAC containing:
- a CDS encoding Bax inhibitor-1/YccA family protein, which codes for MANPQIDPRIAFPRAGGAVIGDASFDAGLRSYMLSVYNYMASGVLLTGIVALFFARGGVDSIAAQIFMQPGILKWVVMLAPFALVMVLSFGINKLSEPAAKGIFWLYAGLMGVSLSTILLVYTGASVANTFFATAASFGALSLYGYTTKRDLSGMGKFLMMGLVGLVVAMLINMFTQSSTMSLIISIVGVLLFAALTVYDTQKIKQMYYQVEGTDFMGKSVVMGALTLYLDFINLFLFLLRFMGDRR
- a CDS encoding 2-hydroxychromene-2-carboxylate isomerase — protein: MTRLEFLFDFGSPTTYLAHKRLPELVERTGATVDYVPVLLGGLFKATGNASPAAVPAKGRYMNVDMDRFAARHGIDLKPNPFFPINTITLMRIAAGLKGDRRFMPYVEAVFDAMWADERNMGDPEILAAVLSAAGLDAPALMEIAADQGAKDRLKAATEAAVARGVFGAPTFFVGEAMYFGQDRLDWVEDALLNQ